The following proteins come from a genomic window of Mariniflexile sp. TRM1-10:
- a CDS encoding M48 family metalloprotease: MTKTEIKVSTEFKTQTTKAIISINFFLLTYILMLVLAVGLTALCVYGGIMLIAIRPMLITIALGIGLASLGILVLFFLLKFIFKSHKVDRSHLIEIRKTDEPELFSLIDEIVNKVGTDFPKKVYLSTDVNAAVFYDSSFWSMFFPIKKNLQIGLGLVNTISKSELTAILSHEFGHFSQKTMKVGSYVYNVNQVIFNLLYDNESYDKLIQGWANVSGYFSIFVIIAVKIVEGIQWVLKKMYEVVNKNYMGLSREMEFHADEIAASVTGLDPLKSSLLRMSLADHSFNSVLSFYESKITENKKTENIYKDHLFVMNFIAQDNKIEIKNNLPQISEDELNKFNKSKLVIKDQWASHPSTEDRIAMLEKTGLNSKNVDNESANLLFSNIEKTQKELTGKLFKEVAYTGECSIIPSEVFQSEFKNEFIENSFAKVYNGYYDNKNPLVFDTKNTMDHLADIKLEDLFSEEMVDLVYTAISLQTDIETIKQISEKTLPIKTFDYDGKKYSQKDSKILLQKLELELKEINEQIKLNDIRIFQFFSNCERDNENNSVLENLYNEFFDYEKELDSKYETYIKLSNELQFVNFTTPFEQIRANFLRIEPIEEDLKKGIRELLEDIKYESELTKKIKDNFELYLSKKWTYFGNEKYFDSNLEMIFTAMNNYAFLLSRGYFLLKKKLLNYQLELIKITDNNSVSQEGVVLNIGKSN, translated from the coding sequence ATGACAAAAACAGAGATCAAAGTATCAACTGAGTTTAAAACTCAAACTACCAAGGCGATAATTTCTATTAACTTTTTTCTATTAACTTATATACTCATGTTGGTTTTGGCTGTTGGGTTGACAGCCCTATGTGTTTATGGCGGAATAATGTTAATAGCTATTCGACCAATGTTAATAACCATAGCTTTAGGAATAGGATTAGCAAGTTTGGGAATTCTTGTGTTGTTTTTTCTACTTAAATTTATATTTAAATCGCACAAAGTTGATCGCTCACACCTCATTGAAATTAGAAAAACGGATGAACCTGAACTTTTTAGTCTCATAGACGAGATTGTGAATAAGGTTGGTACAGACTTTCCTAAAAAAGTTTATTTATCTACAGATGTAAATGCGGCAGTTTTTTATGACTCTAGTTTTTGGAGTATGTTTTTCCCAATCAAAAAAAACCTTCAAATTGGCTTGGGGCTAGTCAACACCATCTCCAAATCGGAACTTACTGCGATATTGAGCCACGAATTCGGTCATTTTTCTCAAAAAACAATGAAGGTCGGAAGTTATGTTTACAATGTAAATCAAGTAATTTTTAACCTTTTGTATGACAACGAATCGTATGATAAACTTATACAAGGGTGGGCAAATGTAAGTGGCTATTTTTCAATTTTTGTGATTATAGCGGTAAAAATTGTTGAAGGTATTCAGTGGGTATTAAAAAAAATGTATGAAGTTGTTAATAAGAATTATATGGGGTTGTCAAGAGAAATGGAATTTCATGCTGATGAAATAGCGGCAAGTGTAACTGGATTAGACCCTTTAAAAAGTTCTTTGCTGAGAATGTCCCTAGCCGATCATTCTTTCAACAGTGTTTTATCATTTTATGAGAGTAAAATAACCGAAAATAAAAAAACTGAAAATATTTATAAAGACCACTTATTTGTAATGAATTTTATTGCTCAAGACAATAAAATTGAAATTAAAAACAACTTGCCTCAAATATCGGAAGATGAATTAAATAAATTCAATAAATCAAAATTGGTAATTAAAGACCAGTGGGCTTCACATCCAAGTACAGAAGACAGAATAGCAATGCTAGAGAAAACCGGATTGAATTCAAAAAATGTGGACAACGAATCTGCAAATCTATTGTTTAGTAATATAGAAAAAACACAAAAAGAGCTAACTGGAAAGCTGTTTAAAGAAGTCGCTTATACCGGCGAGTGTTCAATTATTCCAAGTGAAGTGTTTCAGTCTGAATTCAAAAATGAATTTATAGAAAACTCGTTTGCTAAAGTGTATAATGGTTATTATGATAATAAAAATCCGTTAGTTTTTGACACAAAAAATACAATGGATCATTTAGCTGATATCAAATTGGAAGATTTATTTTCTGAAGAAATGGTAGATCTCGTTTATACAGCAATATCTCTGCAAACTGACATTGAAACGATTAAACAAATTTCAGAGAAGACTCTGCCCATCAAAACATTTGATTATGATGGAAAAAAGTATAGCCAAAAGGACAGTAAAATTCTTCTTCAAAAACTTGAATTAGAACTAAAAGAAATAAACGAACAGATAAAGCTTAACGACATAAGGATTTTTCAGTTTTTCAGTAATTGCGAGCGTGATAATGAAAATAATTCCGTGTTGGAGAATTTATACAATGAGTTTTTTGATTATGAAAAAGAACTTGATTCTAAATATGAAACCTATATTAAGTTGTCAAACGAATTACAATTTGTAAACTTCACAACGCCTTTTGAACAGATTCGAGCAAATTTTTTACGGATTGAACCAATAGAAGAAGATTTGAAAAAAGGAATAAGGGAATTGCTGGAAGACATTAAGTATGAATCTGAATTAACAAAAAAAATTAAAGATAATTTTGAATTGTACCTTTCTAAGAAATGGACGTATTTTGGTAACGAAAAGTATTTTGATAGTAATTTGGAAATGATATTTACAGCTATGAACAATTATGCTTTTCTTTTATCACGAGGTTACTTTTTATTAAAAAAGAAATTATTGAATTACCAACTGGAATTGATAAAAATCACAGATAATAACAGCGTATCGCAAGAGGGAGTTGTGCTTAACATTGGAAAATCGAATTGA
- a CDS encoding nucleotidyltransferase family protein: MSLNLEKELIEIIESDLWMIHVLKTVRDLKLNDSWVGAGFVRNKVWDVKHGKESTELNDIDIIYFDKTKPIKEYDSHIETKLKSISPNLNWSVKNQARMHLRNGHKPYADCHEAISFWPETATSIAVRLNSKNRIEYMAPYGLEDLFNLLVIPTPGFDLATYNERIQEKGWKEKWNQLEIKTSSAQSSKIVM; the protein is encoded by the coding sequence ATGAGTCTAAATTTAGAAAAGGAACTTATTGAAATCATAGAAAGTGATTTATGGATGATTCATGTTTTGAAAACCGTTAGGGATTTAAAGCTAAATGATTCTTGGGTTGGCGCTGGTTTTGTGAGAAATAAGGTTTGGGATGTAAAACACGGAAAAGAAAGCACCGAACTTAATGATATTGACATCATATACTTTGACAAAACTAAACCGATTAAAGAGTATGACTCACACATTGAGACAAAGCTAAAATCAATAAGTCCAAATCTGAATTGGTCTGTAAAAAATCAAGCAAGAATGCACCTTAGAAATGGACACAAACCATATGCAGATTGTCATGAAGCCATTTCTTTTTGGCCAGAAACTGCAACTTCAATAGCAGTAAGATTGAATTCCAAAAACCGAATTGAGTATATGGCGCCTTATGGTTTGGAAGATTTATTTAATCTTTTGGTGATTCCTACACCTGGATTTGATTTAGCGACTTACAATGAACGAATTCAAGAAAAGGGATGGAAAGAAAAATGGAACCAACTGGAAATAAAAACCAGCTCTGCACAGTCTTCCAAAATAGTTATGTAA
- a CDS encoding DJ-1/PfpI family protein — translation MTTFRIIIPMLFATILIGCNTEKKTNPEIENISHTEKETDTDTLTKHLKPFKSELPTIGLLMYNGVLQSEVIAASDVFAKPTEDGTQLFNVVSIAETKNPITTEEGMHFVPDYTFGNCPKLTVLFVPSAYDMYAQIHNEKIVDFIREKNKETQYTVSNCAGAQLIGASGIADGKKIVTWIGGGEQLQKDYPNLKVQNDSLVTYVEDGKFSSSNGNLASYISALNVLEKMTSLEHRKFVESYLYLDRLQNWKE, via the coding sequence ATGACAACATTTAGAATTATAATACCAATGCTTTTTGCAACAATACTTATTGGTTGCAATACCGAAAAAAAGACCAATCCCGAAATTGAAAACATAAGCCACACGGAAAAAGAAACGGATACGGACACGCTGACCAAACACCTAAAACCGTTCAAATCGGAATTGCCTACTATCGGACTTTTGATGTATAACGGCGTGCTTCAAAGCGAAGTCATCGCAGCTTCCGACGTTTTTGCAAAACCGACAGAAGATGGAACACAGCTTTTCAACGTGGTGTCCATAGCCGAAACTAAAAATCCAATAACAACGGAGGAAGGCATGCATTTTGTTCCCGATTATACATTTGGGAACTGCCCGAAATTAACAGTTTTGTTTGTTCCAAGTGCTTACGATATGTACGCCCAAATTCACAATGAAAAGATTGTGGATTTTATAAGGGAGAAGAATAAAGAAACCCAATATACCGTGAGCAATTGTGCGGGAGCTCAATTAATTGGAGCATCCGGAATTGCAGACGGCAAGAAAATCGTTACGTGGATTGGCGGTGGGGAACAATTACAAAAGGACTATCCGAATTTAAAAGTCCAAAACGACAGTTTGGTAACTTATGTTGAAGATGGAAAATTCAGTTCTTCTAACGGAAATTTGGCGAGTTACATTTCTGCATTGAATGTATTGGAAAAAATGACTAGTCTAGAACATAGAAAGTTTGTAGAAAGTTATTTATATCTCGACCGACTTCAAAATTGGAAAGAATAA
- a CDS encoding dihydrofolate reductase family protein — MRKIVAALNMTLDGICDHTAGIPDEEIHQHYTELLGQGDAILYGRTTYQLMEFWRTFLENPSEEKSMNDFAIAIDKIPKIVFSHTLKNVDWESATIAKRDLKDKVFELKQQSGKTVFVGSRSLIIQLMKLNLIDEFQLCIYPMVEGNGLSLFEDINARIIFKLVKTKIFNSGAVILYYQPKKE; from the coding sequence ATGAGGAAGATAGTTGCAGCATTAAATATGACACTTGATGGAATATGCGACCATACAGCAGGAATTCCAGATGAAGAAATACATCAGCATTATACAGAGTTATTAGGACAGGGAGACGCCATTCTATACGGTAGAACAACGTATCAACTTATGGAATTTTGGCGAACGTTTTTAGAAAATCCTTCCGAAGAAAAATCAATGAATGACTTTGCCATAGCTATTGACAAAATTCCAAAAATTGTTTTCTCCCATACGCTTAAAAATGTAGATTGGGAAAGCGCAACCATAGCAAAACGTGACTTAAAAGATAAAGTTTTTGAACTCAAGCAACAATCAGGTAAAACTGTTTTTGTTGGTAGTCGCAGTTTAATTATACAACTGATGAAACTTAACTTGATTGATGAATTCCAACTTTGCATATATCCAATGGTGGAAGGAAACGGTTTGTCATTATTTGAAGACATAAACGCCAGGATTATTTTTAAACTTGTTAAGACTAAAATCTTTAATAGTGGAGCTGTGATTCTGTATTATCAACCGAAAAAGGAATGA
- a CDS encoding gliding motility protein GldB-related protein, which yields MKWHFTVLIICVFTICCKGKSEKLKEESNKIDQILNVKDTIDFGDFIVYNIYKNQILVYRELKGEKDSLKIANKIIRNLFTPYPAIFKNCWSYSESNFIGWNTHLIKNDTIINERIKLIEQINLDAIIKNTYKTVSELSGYKPTGAWYIYFFSSPDGCDMCGCDLNSMQLNLSYTKMFEKNYIKNLLPHEFNHNIYDLTSKNDPDNNTVLWDVISEGFATYFAKKHSNLSISEAFMTYSKEDYRWCLENEKRIFEKAKPLLFSTNGKDYNELGTAERNSFMPDSPGKLGYFIGYRIIEEYVKRNGEDSWTEVYTIPVRKLLKESGYEKYISELK from the coding sequence ATGAAATGGCATTTCACTGTTTTAATTATCTGTGTATTTACTATTTGTTGTAAAGGGAAATCAGAAAAACTAAAGGAAGAATCAAATAAAATTGACCAAATCCTCAATGTAAAAGATACTATTGATTTTGGTGATTTTATAGTTTATAATATTTATAAAAATCAAATCTTAGTTTATAGAGAACTAAAAGGAGAAAAGGATTCTCTTAAAATTGCAAACAAAATAATAAGGAACTTATTTACACCATATCCTGCGATATTTAAAAATTGTTGGAGCTATTCTGAATCAAACTTTATTGGGTGGAACACGCACTTAATAAAGAACGACACCATAATTAATGAAAGAATAAAACTTATAGAACAAATAAACCTTGATGCTATCATCAAAAACACTTATAAAACCGTTTCAGAACTTTCTGGCTACAAACCCACTGGAGCCTGGTATATATATTTCTTTTCTAGTCCTGATGGATGTGATATGTGTGGATGTGATTTAAATTCGATGCAATTGAATTTATCCTATACAAAGATGTTTGAAAAAAATTATATCAAAAATTTGCTACCCCATGAGTTTAATCATAATATTTATGACTTAACAAGTAAAAATGACCCTGATAATAATACCGTTCTTTGGGATGTTATCAGTGAAGGTTTTGCTACTTACTTTGCAAAAAAGCATTCCAACCTATCCATTTCAGAAGCTTTTATGACTTATTCAAAAGAAGATTATCGATGGTGTTTAGAAAATGAAAAAAGGATTTTTGAAAAGGCCAAACCACTATTATTTTCAACTAATGGAAAAGATTATAATGAATTAGGAACGGCTGAAAGAAATTCTTTTATGCCAGATTCTCCCGGAAAACTTGGCTATTTTATTGGTTATAGAATAATTGAAGAGTATGTTAAAAGAAATGGAGAGGACTCTTGGACAGAGGTATATACAATTCCTGTTAGAAAACTATTAAAAGAAAGCGGATATGAAAAGTATATATCCGAATTAAAATAA
- a CDS encoding contact-dependent growth inhibition system immunity protein, which produces MSNSKNKQIKTKFESNWTSKSLESLEKDIWGEPKYDSYLVTTCHRLRKKELKDFNIEDLRIMIGQNIGLKFLIPLAIDRLKENILAEGDFYEGDLLKAVLTSEAAYWREDKESWKKIIDLFNINIETLNNTDTISKIRKEWFDAFSEFEKFNN; this is translated from the coding sequence ATGAGCAACTCTAAAAACAAACAGATAAAAACTAAATTTGAAAGCAATTGGACTTCAAAATCATTAGAAAGTTTAGAAAAGGATATTTGGGGAGAGCCTAAATACGATAGTTATTTAGTTACAACTTGTCATAGACTCAGAAAAAAGGAGTTAAAGGATTTCAATATTGAAGACCTGAGAATTATGATTGGTCAAAATATTGGACTCAAGTTTTTGATTCCTTTAGCAATTGATAGGTTAAAAGAAAACATACTTGCTGAAGGTGACTTTTATGAGGGTGATTTATTGAAAGCTGTTTTGACTTCAGAGGCTGCTTACTGGAGGGAAGATAAGGAAAGTTGGAAGAAAATTATTGATTTGTTTAACATCAATATAGAGACATTAAATAACACGGATACTATATCAAAAATAAGAAAAGAATGGTTTGATGCTTTTTCAGAGTTTGAGAAATTTAATAATTGA